A stretch of the Taeniopygia guttata chromosome 3, bTaeGut7.mat, whole genome shotgun sequence genome encodes the following:
- the RNASEH1 gene encoding ribonuclease H1 (The RefSeq protein has 1 substitution, 1 non-frameshifting indel compared to this genomic sequence) — MLRWLVAVLSHSCLGPRAGPMFYAVRKGRRAGVYRTWAECQEQVNKFPSASFKKFPTEEDAWSFVRGGLPGPQQQQQPGPAEAFGLPAVTQENGSQREEPELNTTCCSACKRPYEQSTNEEQIAKRVKHDEKQSVGSIPTVSEDKFSYMGDFAVVYTDGCCTSNGRSRARAGIGVYWGPGHPLNTSERLPGRQTNQRAEIHAACRAIEQAKTQNIKKLIIYTDSKFTINGITSWVDNWKTNGWRTSSGGSVINKEDFERLDNLAKDIEIQWMHIPGHAGFQGNEEADRLAREGARKQKC, encoded by the exons aTGCTGCGCTGGCTCGTGGCCGTGCTCAGCCACTCCTGCCTCGGGCCCCGCGCCGGCCCCATGTTCTACGCCGTGCGCAAGGGCCGGCGGGCCGGCGTCTACCGCACCTG GGCGGAGTGCCAGGAGCAGGTGAACAAGTTCCCCTCCGCTAGCTTCAAGAAGTTCCCCACCGAGGAGGACGCCTGGAGCTTCGTGCGCGGCGGCCTCCCGGGGCCGCAGCAGCAGCCCGGGCCGGCAG aggcaTTTGGTCTTCCAGCTGTAACACAAGAAAATGGTAGCCAGAGAGAGGAACCAGAATTAAATACCACGTGTTGCAGTGCATGTAAAAGGCCATATGAACAGTCTACCAATGAAGAGCAGATTGCAAAGCGTGTAAAACATGATGAAAAACAGTCGGTGGGCTCAATACCAACAGTCAGTGAAGATAAGTTTTCATATATGG GTGACTTTGCAGTTGTTTATACAGATGGTTGTTGCACTAGTAATGGACGTAGCAGGGCACGTGCTGGAATAGGTGTCTACTGGGGACCAGGCCACCCTTT AAATACCAGTGAAAGACTTCCTGGACGGCAGACTAATCAAAGAGCAGAAATCCAT GCAGCCTGCAGAGCAATAGAGCAAGCCAAGACTCAAAACATCAAGAAGTTAATAATCTACACTGATAGCAAGTTTACTATTAATG GTATTACGAGCTGGGTTgacaactggaaaacaaatggCTGGAGAACAAGTTCAGGCGGAAGTGTAATAAATAAAGAAGATTTTGAAAGACTTGATAGTCTCGCAAAAGACATAGAAATTCAGTGG ATGCATATTCCTGGTCATGCTGGCTTCCAAGGAAATGAAGAAGCTGATAGACTAGCAAGAGAAGGAGCTCGTAAACAAAAGTGCTGA
- the ADI1 gene encoding acireductone dioxygenase: MVEAWYMDESQEDQRAPHRQRPNRAVSLEQLRRLGVVYRRLDADNYETDLCLKEIRRAENYSWMDIVTIQKDKLPNYEEKIKTFYEEHLHLDDEIRYILEGSGYFDVRDKDDKWIRIFMEKGDMITLPAGIYHRFTLDENNYVKAMRLFVGEPVWTAYNRPADDFPARKQYMKFLAEEAHNGV; this comes from the exons ATGGTGGAGGCCTGGTACATGGACGAGTCCCAGGAGGACCAGCGGGCGCCGCACCGGCAGCGGCCCAACCGCGCCgtcagcctggagcagctgcgcCGCCTCGGCGTGGTGTACCGCAGG TTGGATGCTGATAACTATGAGACTGATCTATGCTTGAAAGAGATTCGGAGAGCAGAAAATTATTCTTGGATGGATATAGTGACCATACAAAAAGACAAGCTTCCAAATTATGAGGAAAAG ataaaaacattttatgaaGAACATTTACACCTCGATGATGAAATTCGCTACATCTTGGAGGGATCTGGCTATTTTGATGTTCGAGACAAGGATGACAAATGGATTCGGATTTTCATGGAAAAAGGAGACATGATAACCCTCCCTGCTGGCATATATCACCGATTTACACTGGATGAGAAC AATTACGTGAAGGCAATGAGGCTGTTTGTTGGAGAACCCGTCTGGACTGCGTACAACAGGCCAGCTGATGATTTTCCTGCTCGGAAACAGTACATGAAGTTTCTGGCTGAAGAAGCACATAATGGTGTCTGA
- the RNASEH1 gene encoding ribonuclease H1 isoform X1 produces MLRWLVAVLSHSCLGPRAGPMFYAVRKGRRAGVYRTWAECQEQVNKFPSASFKKFPTEEDAWSFVRGGLPGPQQQPGPAEAFGLPAVTQENGSQREEPELNTTCCSACKRPYEQSTNEEQIAKRVKHDEKQSVGSIPTVSEDKFSYMVVYTDGCCTSNGRSRARAGIGVYWGPGHPLNTSERLPGRQTNQRAEIHAACRAIEQAKTQNIKKLIIYTDSKFTINGITSWVDNWKTNGWRTSSGGSVINKEDFERLDSLAKDIEIQWMHIPGHAGFQGNEEADRLAREGARKQKC; encoded by the exons aTGCTGCGCTGGCTCGTGGCCGTGCTCAGCCACTCCTGCCTCGGGCCCCGCGCCGGCCCCATGTTCTACGCCGTGCGCAAGGGCCGGCGGGCCGGCGTCTACCGCACCTG GGCGGAGTGCCAGGAGCAGGTGAACAAGTTCCCCTCCGCTAGCTTCAAGAAGTTCCCCACCGAGGAGGACGCCTGGAGCTTCGTGCGCGGCGGCCTCCCGGGGCCGCAGCAGCAGCCCGGGCCGGCAG aggcaTTTGGTCTTCCAGCTGTAACACAAGAAAATGGTAGCCAGAGAGAGGAACCAGAATTAAATACCACGTGTTGCAGTGCATGTAAAAGGCCATATGAACAGTCTACCAATGAAGAGCAGATTGCAAAGCGTGTAAAACATGATGAAAAACAGTCGGTGGGCTCAATACCAACAGTCAGTGAAGATAAGTTTTCATATATGG TTGTTTATACAGATGGTTGTTGCACTAGTAATGGACGTAGCAGGGCACGTGCTGGAATAGGTGTCTACTGGGGACCAGGCCACCCTTT AAATACCAGTGAAAGACTTCCTGGACGGCAGACTAATCAAAGAGCAGAAATCCAT GCAGCCTGCAGAGCAATAGAGCAAGCCAAGACTCAAAACATCAAGAAGTTAATAATCTACACTGATAGCAAGTTTACTATTAATG GTATTACGAGCTGGGTTgacaactggaaaacaaatggCTGGAGAACAAGTTCAGGCGGAAGTGTAATAAATAAAGAAGATTTTGAAAGACTTGATAGTCTCGCAAAAGACATAGAAATTCAGTGG ATGCATATTCCTGGTCATGCTGGCTTCCAAGGAAATGAAGAAGCTGATAGACTAGCAAGAGAAGGAGCTCGTAAACAAAAGTGCTGA